In one Thermosipho ferrireducens genomic region, the following are encoded:
- a CDS encoding SDR family NAD(P)-dependent oxidoreductase, producing the protein MKKTDKKVVIITGGNNGLGYYMAKALLEDGHKIAVFDISGENLTNLQEIYPENLLFCKCDVSIEDEVNLSVDKVIENWEKIDVLINNAALAIFKNFEHKNIEETKKEFSVNYFGYILMIKSVLPHMKKRGKGIIYNVSSGVGITGFAKIHGYASTKAAIETLTRTLAIEFEQYNISVNLIHPPLMRTKSASPLGIPPQMMEDPEITAKKLAKKIFADKKVLTPDFKTSVFLFISRMCPDAVGKFLSKMTEKNKTY; encoded by the coding sequence ATGAAAAAAACAGATAAAAAGGTTGTGATAATAACTGGTGGAAATAATGGACTTGGCTACTATATGGCAAAAGCACTTCTGGAAGATGGGCATAAAATAGCTGTTTTTGATATTTCAGGAGAAAATCTAACAAACCTTCAGGAAATTTACCCGGAAAATCTACTTTTTTGCAAATGTGATGTTTCCATCGAAGATGAAGTGAACCTTTCAGTTGATAAAGTTATTGAAAATTGGGAAAAGATAGATGTTTTAATTAATAACGCGGCTCTTGCAATCTTCAAAAATTTTGAGCACAAAAACATAGAAGAAACAAAAAAGGAATTTTCTGTCAACTATTTTGGATATATCTTAATGATTAAATCGGTGCTTCCTCATATGAAAAAGCGGGGGAAAGGTATTATATACAACGTAAGCTCTGGGGTGGGAATAACGGGATTCGCAAAAATTCATGGTTATGCTTCTACAAAAGCTGCTATTGAAACACTTACAAGAACATTAGCTATAGAGTTTGAACAATATAACATAAGTGTTAATTTAATACATCCTCCATTAATGAGAACAAAATCAGCATCACCATTGGGAATTCCTCCTCAAATGATGGAAGATCCCGAGATTACAGCAAAAAAACTTGCAAAAAAGATCTTTGCTGATAAAAAAGTGCTCACCCCAGATTTTAAAACTTCAGTTTTTTTATTTATTTCTCGAATGTGTCCAGACGCGGTAGGAAAATTTTTAAGCAAAATGACCGAAAAAAACAAAACTTATTAA